ATCAGGGGCTCATGGCATGGAAAGAGGGCTGAAGGCGCAAAGACGATGTCCCGGATCCCCATGTCGGCAATCGTGTCAAAGAGAGGGTTTACAATAAGATCCCCATTTCGAAAATGATGGTGAATACCAATGGTCATGCCGTCTTTCAAACCGGCCATTTCCAGCGCGGTTCGGAGGTCTTTCACGCGCTTGTCCAGGGGACTTCGGGCACAGGTCGGGATCGGTGCTCCCCACTTCCTTCCATCGGGAATGTGCTGAGCAACTCCCTTATAGGGAACCTGAGGAATACCGTTGACTTCGGTGGGAACTCGCCGTCCTGCTCTATTTGTTACAAATTCGCTCATATCAACGACCCTCCTCGTCCATCGACGTTACATCGATCCCATAGACTTTGGCCAGGGATAGAACTTTCAGGGCCCGGGCCACCACGGGCGGGTCCACCATTTTTGATCCGATCGAGATTACACCAAGCCCTCGTGCTTCCGCATCTTCCATGGCTCGTTTAACCTTAATAGCGTAACGGATTTCTTCTTCGGCAGGTCTGAGTGCCCGGTGGATGGTCTCAATCTGCCTCGGGTGGATGCATCCCTTTCCATCGAATCCAAGAGAGCGGGCTTCGGTTACCGAGAGAAACAGACCTTCTTCATCCTCAACGTCGGAAAATACGGTATCAATCGGCTGAATCCCGGCAGCCCTCGCTGCAGCGACCAGATGGCAGCGAGCGGTAAAGGTTTCTCTTCCTTCCCGTGTCCGTTCCGCCCCGATGTCTCTTGTATAGTCTTCTGCCCCAAAGGCCAGGGCTGCGACACGCGGGTGACTTCGGGCAATGTCGTACGCATGCATTAATCCACGGGCTGTTTCAATGATGGGCATGAGAAATACGGGTCTTCCAGGATTCAGAGCGTCGATAAAGGCTCCGGCCTGTCCTATATCCTCCGCGGCTTCAGCTTTGGGTATCAGAATCATGTCGATTCCGTGGGGAAGGAGGGTCAGGATCTCATCCAGGCCTCCAGGAAGAGGGTTGATCCTGACCATTCTCTCCGCTCCCGCAAAATCCATGGCACGAAGGGCATTCCGGACCAGAATCCGGGCGGCGTCCTTTTCCGATGGGTGGACTGAATCCTCCAGGTCGAGGATGATCCCGTCCGGAGCAAAGAGAAAAGCATTAAGCATGAGAGTCGGGTTGTTCCCGGGCAGATAAAGCCGGGAACGACGGAGCCTTTCTTTCCTGGATTCGGGAGGATCTCCATCCCTCTCCGGGAGTATGGAATGGCTGAGGTCCGGAAACAGCCGGCGGGCAGCGGCCTCGATTCTGGCCTGAAGTACCCAGTCCATGGCCCCCCGGTCCCGTACGGTGACTTCGATTCCCTTCAGCTGTAAGCTCTGGATCGCAGCCCATGTCTGGGAACGAAGATGTTCACCATAGAGATTGTCGACGGAACTTTCGAGATTGAGACAACTCTCGACCCCGGATTCCAATGGATTCATCCGAACTTCACAGTCGTCCTTTTCGTAACGACCTGCGATAATAACCCCCATGAGACCTCCTGATATAGCAGAATCGATCGGGGGACTATTATCCCAGATTATGCGATCGACATCTACTGCGGCTTGAAATCTCACGCCATCTCATTGCCTGCTCGCTCGTCACTCCTCACCGTATGAAAACAATACTGCCTCGTCCGTCCTCGCTGCGCGGTCCCTGATAGGGCGAAATTTTCTGCGCCTCGCAACGATCCCGATCGCAAAATCCGGGATTATCCCAGACGATGCGATCGACATCTACTGCGGCTTGAAATCTCACGCCATCTCATTCCCTGCTCGCTCGTCCCTCCTCACCGTATGAAAACAATACTGCCTCGTCCGTCCTCGCTGCGCGGGCGGCCATCATGAGAAATTCTGAACCATGGAGTTACCATGTTCTGCTTACCGGAATCAAGGATTCTTGACAGGCTCTATAGCGGGTGATAGCCTCCAGAAATCACCAGTTCATGCGTAAAGAGAATTGTCCAGGCAGGAGGCAGGAATGCGAAAAAATGGAAATGAAACAAACGTTTGTCAAATTTGCGGGAGGAGCGGCAGTGAAGTGGAGTTGACGAATGCCGGTATCCTTCGTCCTGCAATCGCCAGTATCATCAAGGCATCTTACCCGTCCTGGTCGTCGGACGGCTACATCTGTTCCGAGGATATCGATCGATTTCGCTATGACTATGTCAGTTCTCTGATCATGGAGGAGAAGGGAGAAGTTACACAGCTTGAACAGGATGTTCTGGATAGTGTGGCGAAACATGAAATTCTATCTACCCGGGTGGATCAGGAATATGAATCCAATCTGACTTTTGGACAGCGTCTATCCGATCATATCGCTCTTTTCGGAGGTTCATGGGCGTTTATCATTTCCTTCGGATGCGTGCTTGCCCTGTGGATAGCCATCAATTCCCTCATGATCCTATCCCGGCCCTTTGATCCTTTCCCTTACATTTTGCTGAACCTGATCCTTTCCTGTCTTGCTGCCATTCAGGCTCCGATCATCATGATGAGTCAGAATCGGCAGGAATCCAAGGATCGAGCCCGGGCCCTGCACGATTATCAGATTAACCTGAAGGCGGAACTTGAAATTCGGCAATTGCACCAGAAACTGGATCATCTACTTCTCAACCAATGGGAGCGGCTGGTGGAGATCCAGAGGGTACAGCTCGAACTCATGAATGAAATAAAAGGTTGGAAAGGCCAAGTTCAGCCCTGAGCCCCGGACAGCCCAGGAACCCGCCCGGGTCCTGCGGGGTACGGCTGATATGTGAAAAAACTGAATTACGAAAAAATATTCAGATTATGGATATAGCAGGGCGGGACTCCAAGGGGACAGGAGTCCAGAGTGAACGAAAGGGGACCCACGGCTGAGACCAGGTTTCTCATGAAATCCCTCAGCGTAAACCTGCAGGTGACAAGAGGGTAATACGAATGAATTTTGTCACCCTCCATCCCGTACGCACTTGCGATCACCTGAAGCCGGGTGTGTTTCTCGATGAAATGGACATGGATGGGGCGGAGAAGGTGCAGGCCCTTGCCCCACGAAGCATGCACGTTTTCCGGGGATTGTTCCGGACCTTCCAGTACAAGGTTATGATAGTTAGGCATCGGAGGGGCATCCATGGTGGGGCGAGTCGCGTGGGCTGTTGCTGGAATGGCGCGTCTCCGGGCCGTTACGGTGTCGGTGATCGGCGAAATCCGCTCGCCCTTCCAGATCGTCTGCCGGCGAGTCCTCCGGCCTTCCGCGTCTATGGGGACCGATTGGAAGGAATGGGGATGGCAGGGATCATCCACCAGGGCCCACCCTTCGGGAAGGGAAAAGGAGAGGAGGGAGTTGCTTCGCAGAAGAGGAAGAAGCGTTTCCAGAATCGCAGACATGACATAGGAAGAGAGGATGGCGGGATATCGACCCGTTGTGGGTGGGGGCAGGGGGGGGCGAGTGAGTTCGTCACAGAGAGCATCCAGTTTTGCCAGAGCTGCACTTTCGCCTTCCGGGGACATCGGGTGGGAGATGTCGACCAGGCCGGTAGGAGAGGAAATCTGGAATGCAAGGGATCTCAACCTCTGAACCACCTGCATGAGAAGCCCGACACTGTTGGCAACCGTATCATGAGTAATCCGTTCGTGAAGGGTCCATTCGTTAAGCCTCAAGTTGCCCCGACTTCCCCGTCGTATGATTTCATGAAATCTGGAAAGGTATCGTGATGCATACGATAGGGTTACGTCGGGTGTGATGGAATGTTTGAAAAAAGAAAAATGCCCGTTGGGAAGTGCGGGCTCTGTGACGGTTTCACTGACGGCAGAATCAGGGGGGTGGGCTCTGCCATCCGTTGAAAAGTCCTGGTCCTGGCCTATAAAAACCCGGTAGGCCTCCAGGGTCCGATGACTCTGTCGTATCATGGGCCGGGTGGAATGATGAAAGGTAAAGGCCAGAACTGTTTCAGATCGTATCGTCCGCTCCCATTCGCTCACAGGATCACCATACCTTCCAGAAGAAGATTGGGAGATTCTGCGCCCACAAGGAGTGTCTGCCCTCCCCGTGTGCACTCCCCGAAGGACCAGCAAGTGTGCAGGTCAGCTCCCACTGCCATTATTCCCTCAAGAAGATGGTCCAATCGTCCCGTCAGAACCGTATTTTCAACCCTTCCCAGGGGACGAGACCCTTCCCAGACCACGCCCATGCGAACAGCCAGGGTCACCATTCCATCCGGGGAATAGCTTCCACCCTGGAGCCTGAGAATCTGGAGTCGCTTTGCTCCCATGATCCGTGAGGGATCCACAATGTCCTCCCCGGGTCCAATGACGGTGTTGGACATTCGTGCGGTCGGAAAGTGGCTGTAATTTGCCACTCTTCCGTTTCCGGGCTCACATGGAAAGAGATGGCTGTGGAGGTAATCCCCCAGGATGTGAATGAGCTTTCCCTGCCGTAAGATGGGAGCGCGACGGGCCTGGTACCCTTCGTCGTCCATGGAAAATGAGCCGACGAGATGATCCCGGGTCGGGTCGTCATAGACACTCAGAAAGGGGGGGGCGATGGTCGAATTCAGAGACTGGGAGAACGGGGAAAGCTTTTCGGCCCAGGCTTGAGCTTCGGTCGGGTGACCGATAAGTTCGTGGGCCATGACCGCCCCGGCCCCGTGGGTAAAGATGACGGGAATCGGGCCGGGGGACAGATTGACCAGCGGGAAGTGAAGAGCCTGAAGGGGATCGTCCATACCTGCCCGTGCCTGGGACCATCGTTCCGGAGTTAGCCGCTTTGTGTAAACAGGCTCGTTCCAGACCCTCTGGGCCCGGGAAAGGGAAAGGATAAGGTGATCCTGTGTACGCTCGTCCGAGTGAGTTGTTTCGCCTTCCCATTCATGGTGAATTCGGGAGTGAGTTCTGGTCCAGCGAAGACCTGTAATGAGGCTGTCTTCCGTGATCGTGCTGATAAGGCTCTTCATTTCGTCTATGGATTGATCCCCTGGATAGGGTGTCGTGGACCAGCTCTCCACCCGACACTCGTCCCCGCGGTACGTTCGGCGGGCTGAACCAGCATTTCGGACCGTACGCTGCTGGATATTTTTTCCCCTCCTCCACAGGAGAGTAACCTGTGTTGTGGACGACTGATAGACGGATCTTCTTGACCGTACCATGGTTCCCGATTAAGATATATGAAATGTCCAAAAAAGAGAAATTTGATGAGCTTGAGCGCCGATCGCGCCTGTACCTTGAAGGAGATGCAAAGAGAATCGAAACCCAGCATACACAGGGGAAGCTGACCGCTCTTGAGCGTATCACGCTTTTTCTGGATGAAGGAAGTTTTGAAGAGCTGGATCGGTTTGTGGTTCATCAGGCGACTGATTTCGGTATGAACGAAAGAAAAGTCCCGGGGGACGGGATGGTTACGGGATATGGCACCGTGGAGGGACGGCTGGTCTATGTATTTGCCCAGGATTTTACCGTCTTTGGCGGAACCATGTCTGAGTCGAACGCCCGCAAGGTGTGCAAGGTGATGGATCTGGCCATGAGAAACGGTGCGCCGATCGTGGGGCTGAACGATTCCGGGGGCGCACGGATCCAGGAAGGGGTAGGATCTCTGGCCGGCTATGCCGATATCTTTCTTCGAAACACGCTGGCTTCCGGTGTAATCCCCCAGATTTCGGCCATTATGGGACCGTGTGCGGGTGGAGCGGTCTATTCCCCTGCCATTACGGACTTTGTCATGATGGTAGAGGGAAGTGCCTATATGTTTGTGACCGGTCCCGATGTGATTCGGACCGTGACGCATGAAGAGGTGACCAAGGAGAAGCTCGGAGGAGCTCGAACGCACGCTGAAGTATCCGGGGTATGCCACTTCACCGTACCCAGTGACGAAGCCTGCCTGCAGCTGATGCGTAAGCTGCTGTCCTACCTCCCCTCCAACAACATGGAAGATCCTCCTGCCCTTCCCTTCCTGGAAACCATCATCCCGGAAGATTCATCTCTCGACAGGATTATTCCGGACAACCCGCAGCAGCCCTATGACATCAGAGAAATCATTCTGAGATCGATGGATGTGGACACTTTTCTGGAGGTGCACAGGGACTATGCCAAAAATCTGGTTGTAGGCTTCGCCAGGCTGGGGGGAAGGAGCGTGGGGATTGTGGCCAATCAGCCGGCCCATCTCGCCGGAACGCTTGATATTAACGCCTCTCTGAAAGGTGCCCGTTTCGTAAGATTCTGTGATGCATTCAACGTTCCGCTGATTATCTTCGAAGACGTTCCCGGTTTTCTTCCCGGAACCGATCAGGAATTCGGCGGCATTATCAAACACGGGGCAAAGCTTCTCTATGCTCTGGCAGAAGCCACCGTCCCCAAAATTACCGTAATCACGCGAAAAGCCTACGGTGGTGCTTACTGTGTCATGGGGTCGAAACATATCCGGACGGACCTGAACTTTGCCTATCCAACTGCAGAGATCGCTGTCATGGGGTCAGAAGGTGCCGTAAATATTCTTTACCGCAGGGAGTTGGGAAGCTCTGACGTACCCGCAGACCTTCGATCATCCTATGTGTCCGAATATGAGACCAAGTTTGCCAATCCATACGTTGCAGCGGAGAAAGGGTATATCGATGAAGTCATCTACCCCAGGCAGACCCGGCCCAGGCTGATTGCCGGTCTGCGTTCGCTGAGGAATAAGCGGGATGAGAATCCACCCAAAAAACATGGGAATATTCCGCTGTGAAGAAGGTATTGATTGCAAACCGGGGAGAGATTGCGGTCCGGATAACACGGGCCTGTCGGCAGATGGGGCTGGTCCCGGCGGCCATTTACTCTGACGCCGATCGAAATGCACTGCACGTCCTGCAGGCGGATGAAGCTTACAGGATTGGCCCTCCTCCTGCCAGCGAAAGTTACCTCCAGGCAGAAAAAATTATTGAACTGGCAGGAAAAATCGGGGCCGATGCCATTCATCCCGGGTACGGATTTCTGGCCGAAAACTCTGCGTTTGCAAGGGCCTGCACCGAAGCCGGAATCGTTTTTATCGGCCCCAACCCGAAGAGCATGAATCTGATGGGCGACAAAGTCCTGTCCCGACAGGCTGTAGCTCCTCACGGGGTTCCGATTATCCCCGGTACAAAGGAGCCTGTGGACGATCCCGCGAAACTCGCGGAAATCTGCAGCGGAATCGGGTTTCCTGTATTGCTCAAAGCATCCGCCGGAGGAGGGGGAAAGGGGATGCGGAGAGTGGACCGTCCCGAGGACCTCCTTCCCGCCTTCGAGCGTGCGAGCTCCGAGGCAAGTTCTTACTTTGGTGATGGACGGGTCTATGTCGAAAAATTCCTGGAGAAACCGAGACATATTGAAGTTCAGGTGATGGCGGATCACCATGGAAATGTAATTCATCTCGGGGAAAGGGAGTGTTCCCTCCAGAGGCGCCACCAGAAAATCGTCGAGGAATGTCCTTCTCCCATCGTGGATCCGCCCATGCGTGAAAGGCTCGGGTCGCTTGCGTGTTCTGTGGCGAGGGCGGCGGAATACGATTCGGCCGGGACCGTCGAATTTCTCGTGGATGCATCCAGGAACATCTACTTTCTTGAAATGAACACTCGGATCCAGGTGGAACATCCCATTACCGAAATGGTTACAGGCGTTGATCTTGTTCAGGAACAGATCCGTGTAGCCATGGGAGAGCACCTCTCTCTCCGACAGGAAGATGTTCGCATGCGGGGCCACGCCATTGAGTGTCGGGTCTATGCCGAAGACCCTTTCCACAACTTTGCCCCCTGCCCGGGAAAGATTCTCTACCTTCGGCTGGCGGAAGGACCGGGAATCCGCAATGATTGCGGCGTGGCGGAAGGTTATACGGTTCCCCTGGATTACGATCCCCTGCTGGCCAAGCTGATTGCTCATGGATCCTCGCGGATCGAAGCGATTCGAAGGCTTCTGGGTGCTCTGCGGGAGCATCGAGTCGAGGGTATTGACACGAACCTCCCCTTCTTTGCCCACGTAATCTCACTTCCGGAATTTCTTGAGGGATCCTACGATACGGGGTTTGTCGATCGTATACTTTCCAACCTTCGAATGGATTCGGATCCGCTCTTTTCCCGGGCCGCATTGACTCTTGCGGCCATCCATCGATTTCGCCAGCACAGGGAAAAGATCCTTCCCGAACAGCCCCGGAGTCCATGGAAAAGCTGTTCCTGGAGGGGACGATGATTATCCGTTTATCCGTGGATGGTCAGGAAGTTGCCGTCGAGGTCTGCGAACTCCCAGATGGAAGATTTGAGGTCATGTTTCCGGAAGAACGAATTATAGCCGAATTACGGGAAGGGTACGGGTACACCCAGAGCCTGATTGATGACCAGGGACGCCAGTTTGAGATGACCCTGCGGGAAGAGGGGAACGGGAATATTCGAATCGGTCTGGGGAGTGAAGGCATGATCGTTACCGCCATGACCGAGCTGGAGTACAGGGCGCGCCAGGCCCGCGAAGGGGAAGAAGATCGGTCGGGATGGGAATTGAAGGCGAGCCTTCCCGGGAAGATTAAACGCATTCTTGTGACTCCCGGTGATGCCGTAGATGGAGGAACGCCTCTGATGATCATGGAAGCGATGAAGATGGAAAATGAGATCCGTGCCGAACGTCCGGGTATCATCCGTACGGTGCCGGTCGAGGAAGGGAAGGCGGTGGAAACCGGTGCAGTTCTCGTCACGGCCGACCCTGTCGATTCAACAGGATGAACACCCGTTCAACCTCTTGACTGTGGTTTTACCCTGCGCGTCCGGTCTATAAAAACAGTGCGGGAAAAATGCCAGTAACCTGTTGTGTGAACGAGAGATACAGGAACGGTGCTTTTTTATGCCGGAGATCCTCCAAATTGGCAGCAAAATTGCATACATGTAACACGGACAACCAATACAGAGTCCAAACTTTTTAAGGAGGTTTTATATGAGTTCGTTTTGGTCCAAAGCATCACTGCTGGTGCTTGGTGTCCTGCTGATTGCGGGACTGGCACTGGCGCAGACGACCGGCTCGATTCAGGGCAACGTCGTTGATAACGGCGGACAGCCCCTTCCCGGCGTCACGGTGGAAATAGAATCCCCGAACATGCAGGGGACCAGGGTAGCTCAGACGGACGTCAATGGCACGTTCCGTTTCAAGCTTGTCCCCCCTGGCCTCTATACGCTCACCGCGTCCATGGAAGGATTCGCCACCCTGAAGCAGGCTGACATCCAGGTCGGCCTGGACCGTACGGTCACCCTGCAGGTAACCATGCAGGCTGCCTTTGAAGAGACCGTGACGGTTACCGGCGAGGCTCCCGTCATCGACGTTACCACGACGACGGCCGGCGCCAACCTCACCCAGGAAGTCATCCAGGATCTGCCCACGGGCCGTTCCTATCAGGATCTCGCCTTCCTGGCTTCCGGCGCCCTCTATGGTGAACTGGGCTCCAACCCGTCCTTCGGCGGAGCATCATCCGCAGAGAACCGTTACCTGGTCGATGGTATGGATACCTCCGACCCGACATTCGGTACCATCGGCACCAACGTCACCTTCAACTTCGTTCAGGAAGTCGAAGTCAAGACCGGCGGCTACGAGGCTGAGTACGGCGGCGCCATGGGCGGTATCGTCAACGTCGTGACCAAGTCCGGATCCAACGAGCTCCACGGCGAAGTCTTCGGATACTTCACCGATGACTCCATGACCTCCGAAGGCGACGAGCCCGTCGGCGGTTCCGCCCTCGAAGGATTCAAGGATTACGACTACGGCGCGGACGTTGGCGGCAAGATCATCGAGGATAAGCTGTGGTACTTCGTGGCCTACAACGAGGTCTACTACGAAGAAACCAACCGCCTCCCCGGTGAAGGCGCGGGTTCCTTCACGGAAAAGCGTGAAGGTGATCCGGGCTACTATGCCCTGAAGCTCAACTACCAGATCACGCCTTCCAACAGCGTGTCGCTGAACCTCATCGGCGACCCCAAGACCGGAAACGATTTCTACGGCGACTACTTCATCGACGTCTCCGATCGTTCCGATTACGACATGGCCAATCCGATGGATCCGGGTGCCCCGATTGTGACAAACTTCAACCGGACACGCGAAGAGGGCGGTGATAACTACGGCCTCTCCTGGAACTCGATCCTCACGCCCGACCTGCTCTTCGAGTTCAAGGCCAACCACACCGAGACGAAGGTTGACCGCCTCCCGATGCTCGACCAGGCTACCTGGGTCGACTGGAGCGGTATGTGGACCTGCTACGGCTCCCACACCGACTACGGCGTCAACTGCGGCAACGGCATCTCCTTCGGCGGCGCCGGCTTTGCCGAGTATGACACCTCCCGAAACCGCGACCAGTACAAGGGCGCTATCTCCTACTTCATCGGTGACCACGAATTCAAGATCGGTCTGAGCTTCAGTTCTCTCGAATTCACCGATTACGCCGGCGTGAACGGCTCCATCGGTGAGCACTGCGTACCCATCGGCGATGCCCGCGCAGCGGCCGCCTATGACTACTTCGGCGACGAAGACGGCGACGGCGTTGAGAACTATCTCGACCCCGACTTCAGCTGGACAGCCCTGTCCATGGCCGAGTATGCCGATATCACCGGCCTGCAGTGCGACTTCAACGGCGACGGCGTGGCCGATGACGGCCTTCTTATGCCCGCCCGTGACGGTCAGCGCTTCTATCTGTATGATCCCGGCTACATCTACTACATGGATTACTACGACAGAAACTACCAGCAGAACTCCCACGGCAACACGGACGAGATGGCTGTCTTCCTCCAGGATGCCTGGAAGGTCACGCCCAACTTCACCCTGAAGCTCGGCGTCCGCATGGATTCTTCCGAATCCACCGGTGACGTCTCCAGCGCCACGGGAACCAACCTGGACTTCGGCCTCGGCGACATGGTCTCCCCGCGCATCGGCTTCATCTGGGATTTCATGAACAACGGCCGTTCCAAAGCCTATGGCCACTATGGCAAGTTCTACAACGCCGTGCCCCTGCAGATCAACGTCCGGGCCTTCGGCAACGAGAACTACATGTTCTACTACTACCAGTATCCGACCGACGAGAACGGCGACTATGAGCTTCCCTCCGCCACGAACCCCGGTCTCCTGCAGCGCTATCGCCTTTCCGGCGGTCCCGCCACGATCGTCGACGGCATCAAGCCGATGTACGAAGAAGAGATCATCCTCGGCGGCGACTATGAAGTCATGCCCAACTGGGCCCTCGGCATCAAGGGAATCTACCGCTCCATCGGCGACGTCATGGAAGACTTCTCCTTTGACGGTGGATCCACCTACATCATTGGAAACCCCGGTGTGGGCGACCTCGGCTCTGCCTGCATTACCGTTTCCAACGACCTGGCCGGCTCTTCTTACGAAGAGAGAGAATTCTGCATCCCGAAGGCGTCCCGTATCTATCGCGCCGTCGAGCTCTCCCTCAAGAAGCGCTTCTCCGACAACTGGCAGCTCTACACCTCCGTCCTGTGGTCCAGGAACAAGGGTAACTACGGCGGCCTCTTCCGTCAGGACAACGGCCAGCTCGATCCCTTCATCACCTCCCTCTTCGACCTGCCCCAGCTCATGAACGGAACCAACGGTCTGATGCCCAACGACCGCACCTGGCAGTTCAAGGCGTACGGTTCCTATCGCTTCGACTTTGGCCTGGTCACGGGATTTGATGCCCGCTGGATGAGCGGTACCCCGCTGTCCAAGCTGGGTTCCCACATTGACTACGGTGACGACGAGCGTTTCATCGGTAAGCGTGGTGACTACGGCCGCACCGATCCGCTCTACTTCATCAACCTGCACCTCTCTTACCCGGTCAAGCTGTCCGACCGCGTCGACCTCAAGCTCATCGCGGACATCTTCAATGTCTTCGACTGGCAGCAGCCTCTGGTTGCCGAGCAGACCTGGGACTCCATTGCCCTGCAGTGGACCGACACGACCGGTCTCTGGGACATCAACGACGACGGTATTGCCGACGGATTTGAAGACAACCCGCAGGGTTGCGATCTGCCCGAAGGCGATCCCGGCCGCAGTGGCTACTGCGACTACCTCAACCCCACCTGGGGTCAGACCCTGCTGTTCCAGGATCCTCAGTCCTTCCGCATCGGATTCATTCTGTCCTGGTAAG
The window above is part of the Thermoanaerobaculia bacterium genome. Proteins encoded here:
- a CDS encoding TonB-dependent receptor, whose product is MSSFWSKASLLVLGVLLIAGLALAQTTGSIQGNVVDNGGQPLPGVTVEIESPNMQGTRVAQTDVNGTFRFKLVPPGLYTLTASMEGFATLKQADIQVGLDRTVTLQVTMQAAFEETVTVTGEAPVIDVTTTTAGANLTQEVIQDLPTGRSYQDLAFLASGALYGELGSNPSFGGASSAENRYLVDGMDTSDPTFGTIGTNVTFNFVQEVEVKTGGYEAEYGGAMGGIVNVVTKSGSNELHGEVFGYFTDDSMTSEGDEPVGGSALEGFKDYDYGADVGGKIIEDKLWYFVAYNEVYYEETNRLPGEGAGSFTEKREGDPGYYALKLNYQITPSNSVSLNLIGDPKTGNDFYGDYFIDVSDRSDYDMANPMDPGAPIVTNFNRTREEGGDNYGLSWNSILTPDLLFEFKANHTETKVDRLPMLDQATWVDWSGMWTCYGSHTDYGVNCGNGISFGGAGFAEYDTSRNRDQYKGAISYFIGDHEFKIGLSFSSLEFTDYAGVNGSIGEHCVPIGDARAAAAYDYFGDEDGDGVENYLDPDFSWTALSMAEYADITGLQCDFNGDGVADDGLLMPARDGQRFYLYDPGYIYYMDYYDRNYQQNSHGNTDEMAVFLQDAWKVTPNFTLKLGVRMDSSESTGDVSSATGTNLDFGLGDMVSPRIGFIWDFMNNGRSKAYGHYGKFYNAVPLQINVRAFGNENYMFYYYQYPTDENGDYELPSATNPGLLQRYRLSGGPATIVDGIKPMYEEEIILGGDYEVMPNWALGIKGIYRSIGDVMEDFSFDGGSTYIIGNPGVGDLGSACITVSNDLAGSSYEEREFCIPKASRIYRAVELSLKKRFSDNWQLYTSVLWSRNKGNYGGLFRQDNGQLDPFITSLFDLPQLMNGTNGLMPNDRTWQFKAYGSYRFDFGLVTGFDARWMSGTPLSKLGSHIDYGDDERFIGKRGDYGRTDPLYFINLHLSYPVKLSDRVDLKLIADIFNVFDWQQPLVAEQTWDSIALQWTDTTGLWDINDDGIADGFEDNPQGCDLPEGDPGRSGYCDYLNPTWGQTLLFQDPQSFRIGFILSW